Proteins encoded in a region of the Orcinus orca chromosome 8, mOrcOrc1.1, whole genome shotgun sequence genome:
- the CHRM4 gene encoding muscarinic acetylcholine receptor M4: MANFTPVNGSLGNQSVRLVTSTHNRYETVEMVFIATVTGSLSLVTVVGNILVMLSIKVNRQLQTVNNYFLFSLACADLIIGAFSMNLYTVYIIKGYWPLGAVVCDLWLALDYVVSNASVMNLLIISFDRYFCVTKPLTYPARRTTKMAGLMIAAAWVLSFVLWAPAILFWQFVVGKRTVPDNQCFIQFLSNPAVTFGTAIAAFYLPVVIMTVLYIHISLASRSRVHKHRPEGPKEKKAKTLAFLKSPLMKQSVKKPPPGEASRGELRNGKLEEAPPPVLPPPPRPVADKDTSNESSSGSATQNTKERPPTELSTTEATTPATPAHPLQPRTLNPASKWSKIQIVTKQTGNECVTAIEIVPATPAGMRPAANVARKFASIARNQVRKKRQMAARERKVTRTIFAILLAFILTWTPYNVMVLVNTFCQSCIPDTVWSIGYWLCYVNSTINPACYALCNATFKKTFRHLLLCQYRNIGTAR; encoded by the coding sequence ATGGCGAACTTCACACCGGTCAATGGCAGCTTGGGCAACCAGTCTGTGCGCCTGGTCACGTCAACCCATAACCGCTATGAGACAGTGGAGATGGTGTTCATTGCCACGGTGACAGGCTCACTGAGCCTCGTGACTGTCGTGGGCAACATCCTGGTGATGCTCTCCATCAAGGTCAACAGGCAACTGCAGACGGTCAACAACTACTTCCTCTTCAGCCTGGCATGTGCTGATCTCATCATAGGCGCTTTCTCCATGAACCTCTACACCGTGTACATCATCAAGGGCTACTGGCCTCTGGGTGCCGTGGTGTGTGACCTGTGGCTGGCCCTGGACTATGTGGTGAGCAATGCCTCTGTCATGAACCTGCTTATCATCAGCTTTGACCGGTACTTCTGCGTCACCAAGCCCCTCACCTACCCTGCGCGGCGAACCACCAAGATGGCAGGCCTCATGATCGCCGCTGCCTGGGTCCTGTCCTTCGTGCTCTGGGCACCTGCCATCTTGTTCTGGCAGTTTGTGGTGGGCAAGCGGACGGTGCCAGACAACCAGTGCTTCATCCAGTTTTTGTCCAACCCGGCGGTGACCTTCGGCACGGCCATCGCTGCCTTCTACCTGCCTGTGGTCATCATGACGGTGCTCTACATCCACATCTCCCTGGCCAGTCGCAGCCGAGTTCACAAGCACCGACCCGAAGGCCCTAAGGAGAAGAAGGCCAAGACCCTGGCCTTCCTCAAGAGCCCCCTGATGAAGCAGAGTGTCAAGAAACCGCCCCCAGGAGAAGCTTCTCGGGGGGAGCTGCGCAACGGGAAGCTAGAGGAGGCCCCTCCACCGGTCCTCCCCCCGCCGCCACGCCCAGTGGCTGACAAGGACACCTCCAATGAGTCCAGCTCGGGCAGCGCCACCCAGAACACCAAGGAACGACCACCCACAGAGCTGTCAACCACAGAGGCCACCACGCCCGCCACACCTGCACATCCCCTGCAGCCACGGACCCTCAATCCGGCCTCCAAATGGTCCAAGATCCAGATTGTGACGAAGCAGACAGGCAACGAGTGTGTGACAGCCATCGAGATTGTGCCTGCCACGCCGGCTGGCATGCGTCCGGCGGCCAACGTGGCCCGCAAGTTTGCCAGCATTGCCCGCAACCAGGTGCGCAAGAAGCGGCAGATGGCCGCCCGGGAGCGCAAGGTGACTCGGACCATCTTTGCCATTCTGCTAGCCTTCATCCTCACCTGGACGCCCTACAATGTCATGGTCCTGGTGAACACCTTCTGCCAGAGCTGCATCCCTGACACGGTGTGGTCCATTGGCTACTGGCTCTGCTACGTCAACAGCACCATCAACCCGGCCTGCTATGCCCTCTGCAATGCCACCTTTAAAAAGACTTTCAGACACCTGCTGCTATGCCAGTATCGGAACATCGGCACTGCCAGGTAG
- the MDK gene encoding midkine isoform X1 has protein sequence MQRRGFLLLALLVLLALTSAVAKKKDKVKKGGPGSECAEWIWGPCTPSSKDCGVGFREGTCGAQTQRIRCRVPCNWKKEFGADCKYKFESWGACDGGTGTKARQGTLKKARYNAQCQETIRVTKPCTPKTKAKAKASFLTHSSPGGQQGRVESAHFSAKKGKGKD, from the exons ATGCAGCGCCGAGGCTTCCTCCTCCTCGCCCTCCTCGTCCTGCTGGCGCTCACCTCCGCGGTGGCCAAAAAGAAAG ACAAAGTGAAGAAGGGAGGCCCGGGGAGCGAGTGCGCGGAGTGGATCTGGGGGCCCTGCACCCCCAGCAGCAAGGACTGCGGCGTGGGTTTCCGCGAGGGCACCTGCGGGGCCCAGACGCAACGCATCCGGTGCCGGGTCCCCTGTAACTGGAAGAAGGAGTTTGGAG CCGACTGCAAGTACAAGTTTGAGAGCTGGGGGGCATGTGATGGGGGCACAGGCACCAAAGCCCGCCAAGGCACCCTGAAGAAGGCGCGGTACAATGCCCAGTGCCAGGAGACCATCCGTGTGACCAAGCCCTGCACCCCCAAGACCAAAGCCAAGGCCAAAG CTTCATTCCTGActcacagcagccctggaggCCAACAGGGCAGAGTGGAATCTGCCCACTTCTCAG ccaagaaagggaagggaaaggactaG
- the MDK gene encoding midkine isoform X2 has translation MQRRGFLLLALLVLLALTSAVAKKKDKVKKGGPGSECAEWIWGPCTPSSKDCGVGFREGTCGAQTQRIRCRVPCNWKKEFGADCKYKFESWGACDGGTGTKARQGTLKKARYNAQCQETIRVTKPCTPKTKAKAKAKKGKGKD, from the exons ATGCAGCGCCGAGGCTTCCTCCTCCTCGCCCTCCTCGTCCTGCTGGCGCTCACCTCCGCGGTGGCCAAAAAGAAAG ACAAAGTGAAGAAGGGAGGCCCGGGGAGCGAGTGCGCGGAGTGGATCTGGGGGCCCTGCACCCCCAGCAGCAAGGACTGCGGCGTGGGTTTCCGCGAGGGCACCTGCGGGGCCCAGACGCAACGCATCCGGTGCCGGGTCCCCTGTAACTGGAAGAAGGAGTTTGGAG CCGACTGCAAGTACAAGTTTGAGAGCTGGGGGGCATGTGATGGGGGCACAGGCACCAAAGCCCGCCAAGGCACCCTGAAGAAGGCGCGGTACAATGCCCAGTGCCAGGAGACCATCCGTGTGACCAAGCCCTGCACCCCCAAGACCAAAGCCAAGGCCAAAG ccaagaaagggaagggaaaggactaG